In the genome of Streptomyces globosus, one region contains:
- a CDS encoding lactonase family protein encodes MDGGASTTDQGDRPRGPRAYIGSFTTGGGHGITTAAVDPATGALTPLATANGIVNPACLALGGGGRFLYAVSDSDDGEGVVAAYRTAADGLVPLGRPAPVGGRGPTHLGLAGGRLLTAHYASGSVSSLRLGADGSPAGDLCVLAHEGAGPDPDRQTGPHAHQVLADPSGRWILSVDLGTDSVRVCALDPATGALRLHAETALPAGSGPRHLVFAPGGGTAYVVHELEPLLTVCRWDAATGRLDPAGGVPLASPEAAGVREYPSVGLVSGDGRFLRVAVRGSNVLHTFALSGDAGEPRHVQTLPCGGSWPRDLAADPSGRRVYVSNEWSGDVTWFEADSRTGRLSRSGQVEVPAAACVVFA; translated from the coding sequence GTGGACGGCGGCGCGAGCACCACGGACCAGGGCGACCGGCCGCGCGGACCGCGCGCCTACATCGGGTCGTTCACCACGGGCGGCGGCCACGGCATCACGACCGCCGCGGTGGATCCCGCCACGGGGGCGCTGACTCCCCTCGCCACCGCGAACGGGATCGTGAACCCAGCCTGCCTGGCGCTCGGCGGCGGGGGGCGGTTCCTGTATGCGGTGAGCGACAGCGACGACGGCGAGGGCGTCGTCGCGGCATACCGGACCGCGGCCGACGGGCTCGTCCCGCTCGGCCGGCCGGCACCGGTCGGCGGGCGCGGGCCCACCCACCTGGGCCTGGCCGGCGGCCGGCTGCTGACCGCCCACTACGCCTCCGGCAGCGTGAGCAGCCTCCGTCTCGGCGCGGACGGCAGCCCCGCCGGGGACCTGTGCGTCCTCGCCCATGAGGGCGCGGGCCCCGACCCGGACCGGCAGACCGGCCCGCACGCCCACCAGGTGCTGGCCGACCCGTCGGGCCGCTGGATCCTCAGCGTCGACCTCGGCACCGACTCCGTACGCGTCTGCGCCCTCGACCCTGCGACGGGCGCGCTGCGCCTGCACGCGGAGACGGCCCTTCCGGCCGGGAGCGGGCCGCGCCACCTGGTGTTCGCCCCGGGCGGGGGCACCGCGTACGTCGTGCACGAACTGGAGCCTCTCCTGACGGTCTGCCGCTGGGACGCGGCGACAGGCAGGCTCGATCCCGCCGGCGGGGTGCCGCTGGCCTCGCCGGAGGCGGCGGGCGTACGCGAGTACCCCTCGGTGGGCCTGGTGTCGGGCGACGGGCGGTTCCTGCGGGTGGCGGTCCGCGGCAGCAACGTGCTCCACACGTTCGCCCTGTCCGGGGACGCGGGGGAGCCACGGCACGTGCAGACGCTGCCGTGCGGCGGGAGTTGGCCGCGCGACCTCGCGGCCGACCCGTCGGGGCGGCGCGTCTACGTCTCCAACGAGTGGTCGGGGGACGTCACGTGGTTCGAGGCCGACTCCCGGACCGGGCGGCTGAGCCGCTCCGGGCAGGTGGAGGTCCCGGCAGCCGCCTGCGTCGTGTTCGCCTGA
- a CDS encoding helix-turn-helix domain-containing protein codes for MPVTGATRADGHGVRMTRTGGRWRVTRPWPAHLRPFLHSYAGYWEAAATPYRVRLVPTGRAVVLINLGEPFAQVRRLADDTGLTGQATGALVVGLEDGPRVCDHPGGQEAIRLELTPLGAYRLFALPMGELTNRAVGLGDILGPSARLLVDRMAATRSWTTRFDLLDAALTARLDSGPVPAPEVVQAWRLLRRTGGTVPIGRIAAEVGWSQGHLVRRFTQQVGLTPKASARVLRFRRAVRLLTSEHVTPADVTAACGYYDQAHLNREFRALADTTPGRMAGARLAEGALTL; via the coding sequence ATGCCGGTGACCGGGGCGACGAGGGCGGACGGCCACGGCGTACGGATGACCCGTACGGGCGGCCGATGGCGGGTGACCCGGCCGTGGCCCGCCCACCTGAGGCCCTTCCTGCACAGCTACGCCGGCTACTGGGAGGCGGCGGCCACGCCCTACCGGGTGCGGCTCGTACCGACCGGCCGCGCCGTGGTGCTGATCAACCTCGGCGAGCCGTTCGCCCAGGTGCGGCGGCTCGCGGACGACACGGGCCTGACCGGCCAGGCCACCGGCGCGCTCGTGGTGGGCCTGGAGGACGGTCCCCGCGTCTGCGACCACCCCGGCGGGCAGGAGGCGATCCGCCTGGAACTGACCCCGCTCGGCGCCTACCGGCTGTTCGCCCTGCCCATGGGGGAGCTGACCAACAGGGCCGTCGGACTCGGCGACATCCTCGGGCCGTCGGCACGGCTCCTGGTGGACCGGATGGCCGCCACCCGCAGTTGGACGACCCGGTTCGACCTGCTGGACGCCGCGCTGACCGCGCGGCTCGACAGCGGCCCGGTGCCCGCCCCGGAGGTCGTCCAGGCGTGGCGGCTGCTGCGCCGCACCGGCGGCACGGTCCCGATCGGCCGGATCGCCGCCGAAGTCGGCTGGAGCCAGGGGCATCTGGTCCGCCGCTTCACCCAGCAGGTCGGCCTCACACCGAAGGCGTCCGCGCGCGTACTTCGCTTCCGGCGGGCCGTGCGCCTGCTCACCAGCGAGCACGTCACCCCCGCCGACGTGACCGCCGCATGCGGCTACTACGACCAGGCCCACCTGAACCGAGAGTTCCGCGCCCTGGCCGACACCACCCCCGGCCGGATGGCCGGGGCCCGGCTCGCGGAAGGGGCGCTCACCCTCTGA
- a CDS encoding RNA ligase family protein: MDGSAPRTPPAGARGPDADWSPYPKIPSRARPGGAGRAAREWVAQEKVHGANFAVHCDRRGVRPAKRRELLAEGGLDDFFGVARIWPALAVAAGRCAAALRRRYGADPTAPVTLYGELAGGRYPHPDVPHAPGAEPVQTGVWYAPGLLWLPFDAVVRTGDGTCWAGERALREAAAAAGLHCAPLLARGTLARVQEASPVFETRVPALLGLPALPGNLAEGIVVKPACDWWVVPGPDPATGGGARPVAKVKHPAFAEDQRYAGSRPYTAPPEGAAGVPGWLLSQAAALLTPARAAAAVGKLGPRTPAGEVAAEIARDAALDLADSVGGLDGSLAAALERSLHPGALALARFDAADRRRRP; this comes from the coding sequence ATGGACGGGTCCGCCCCGCGGACGCCCCCGGCGGGCGCCCGCGGCCCGGACGCCGACTGGTCGCCCTACCCCAAGATCCCCTCCCGGGCCCGGCCCGGCGGTGCGGGGCGGGCTGCCCGCGAGTGGGTCGCCCAGGAGAAGGTCCACGGCGCGAACTTCGCCGTGCACTGCGACCGGAGGGGAGTCCGCCCGGCCAAGCGCCGCGAACTGCTCGCGGAGGGCGGCCTGGACGACTTCTTCGGCGTCGCCCGGATCTGGCCCGCCCTCGCCGTCGCCGCCGGACGGTGCGCCGCCGCACTGCGCCGCCGCTACGGGGCGGACCCCACGGCCCCGGTCACCCTGTACGGGGAACTCGCCGGCGGACGCTACCCGCACCCCGACGTCCCGCACGCCCCCGGCGCGGAGCCCGTCCAGACCGGCGTCTGGTATGCGCCGGGACTGCTCTGGCTGCCGTTCGACGCCGTCGTCCGGACCGGCGACGGCACCTGCTGGGCGGGCGAGCGCGCCCTGCGGGAGGCCGCGGCGGCCGCGGGCCTGCACTGCGCCCCGCTCCTCGCCCGCGGCACCCTGGCCCGGGTCCAGGAGGCGTCGCCGGTGTTCGAGACCAGGGTGCCGGCGCTCCTCGGCCTGCCTGCGCTGCCCGGCAACCTCGCGGAGGGGATCGTCGTCAAGCCCGCCTGCGACTGGTGGGTGGTGCCCGGGCCGGACCCCGCCACGGGCGGGGGCGCCCGCCCGGTGGCCAAGGTGAAGCACCCGGCCTTCGCCGAGGACCAGCGCTACGCCGGCTCGCGCCCCTACACCGCGCCGCCCGAAGGCGCCGCCGGGGTGCCCGGCTGGCTCCTCTCCCAGGCGGCCGCGCTCCTCACGCCGGCGCGGGCCGCGGCCGCCGTCGGCAAACTGGGCCCGCGCACCCCGGCCGGGGAGGTCGCCGCGGAGATCGCCCGCGACGCCGCCCTGGACCTCGCCGACTCCGTCGGCGGCCTCGACGGCTCCCTGGCCGCTGCCCTGGAGCGCTCACTGCACCCCGGGGCGCTCGCCCTCGCCCGCTTCGACGCGGCCGACCGCCGCCGGCGGCCCTGA
- a CDS encoding Hsp20/alpha crystallin family protein yields the protein MLMRTDPFREMDRLAQQLLGPGTWSRPSAMPMDAYRDGDTYVIAFDIPGVAKEAVDIDVERNMLTVRAERRPAAKSDQAQVELSERPLGVFSRQVVLADTLDTEHIEADYDAGVLTLRIPIAERAKPRKIAIGDGSRRQISS from the coding sequence ATGCTGATGCGCACCGACCCCTTCCGTGAGATGGACCGCCTCGCCCAGCAGCTCCTCGGCCCGGGGACGTGGTCCAGGCCGTCCGCCATGCCGATGGACGCGTACCGGGACGGCGACACGTACGTGATCGCCTTCGACATCCCGGGCGTGGCGAAGGAGGCCGTCGACATCGACGTCGAGCGGAACATGCTGACGGTCCGCGCCGAGCGCAGGCCCGCGGCCAAGTCGGACCAGGCTCAGGTGGAGCTGTCCGAGCGGCCCCTCGGGGTGTTCTCCCGGCAGGTCGTGCTGGCCGACACCCTCGACACCGAGCACATCGAGGCCGACTACGACGCGGGCGTGCTGACGCTCCGCATCCCGATCGCCGAGCGCGCCAAGCCCCGCAAGATCGCCATCGGCGACGGCTCCCGCAGGCAGATCAGCAGCTGA
- a CDS encoding lamin tail domain-containing protein: MSASLPTRRLLAAVLAAGSLVGATALPAAAHDDDRRDRRAARYSALAIGDVQHESLTRTRGRTVNDLNREWVEVRNNGRQAVELRGFTLTDREGNRYRFDRLRLDGRSSVRVHTGQGRDTRTDVYQDSRREIWDERDTATLRDARGNIVDTQSWGGREGRRR; the protein is encoded by the coding sequence ATGTCTGCTTCCCTCCCCACCCGCCGCCTGCTCGCCGCGGTCCTCGCCGCCGGATCCCTGGTCGGCGCGACCGCGCTGCCGGCCGCCGCCCACGACGACGACCGGCGCGACCGCCGTGCGGCCCGCTACTCCGCCCTCGCCATCGGCGACGTTCAGCACGAGAGCCTCACCCGCACCCGCGGCCGCACCGTGAACGACCTGAACCGCGAGTGGGTCGAGGTGCGGAACAACGGCCGGCAGGCCGTGGAGCTGCGCGGGTTCACCCTCACCGACCGCGAGGGCAACCGCTACCGCTTCGACCGCCTCCGCCTCGACGGCCGTTCCAGTGTCCGGGTCCACACCGGTCAGGGCCGCGACACGCGCACCGACGTCTACCAGGACAGCCGCCGCGAGATCTGGGACGAGCGCGACACCGCCACGCTGCGCGACGCCCGCGGGAACATCGTCGACACCCAGTCGTGGGGCGGCCGCGAGGGCCGCCGCCGCTGA
- a CDS encoding type III effector protein: MTTPQQPAGPPGSPASFPAAAAALDAIGRAVQDAHGQEADGPRDTDSALAALLLLREVREQLASWESGLIETARAAGASWADLAGPLGVASRQAAERRYLRLRPGAVGATGEQRVQATRDSRAAQRSVNTWARQNAGDLRQLAGQVSALTGLDRPGSASIGRVRSALAGDDAADLLGPLSAAAPHVRAGHPELADRIDAVNRHTDRVRRASDRRRQGADGVE, encoded by the coding sequence GTGACCACACCCCAGCAGCCCGCCGGGCCGCCCGGCTCCCCGGCCTCCTTCCCGGCCGCCGCGGCCGCCCTCGACGCGATCGGCAGGGCCGTCCAGGACGCCCACGGCCAGGAGGCGGACGGCCCCCGCGACACGGACTCCGCCCTGGCCGCCCTGCTGCTCCTGCGCGAGGTCCGCGAACAGCTCGCCTCGTGGGAGAGCGGGCTCATCGAGACGGCCCGCGCCGCCGGCGCGAGCTGGGCCGACCTGGCCGGCCCCCTCGGCGTCGCCAGCCGGCAGGCCGCCGAGCGCCGCTACCTGCGGCTGCGTCCCGGAGCCGTCGGCGCGACGGGCGAGCAGCGCGTCCAGGCCACCCGCGACTCCCGCGCGGCACAGCGCAGCGTCAACACCTGGGCCCGGCAGAACGCGGGGGACCTGCGCCAGCTCGCCGGCCAGGTCAGCGCGCTCACCGGCCTCGACAGGCCGGGCAGCGCCTCGATCGGCAGGGTCCGCAGCGCACTCGCCGGCGACGACGCCGCCGACCTGCTCGGCCCGCTCAGCGCGGCCGCACCGCACGTACGCGCCGGGCACCCCGAGCTCGCCGACCGCATCGACGCCGTGAACCGGCATACCGACCGCGTCCGCCGTGCCAGCGACCGCCGCCGCCAGGGCGCGGACGGCGTCGAGTAG
- a CDS encoding DUF2267 domain-containing protein yields the protein MTLRWDAFIERVRERGEYGSRDEADRAARVVLALLGAHLVGEDRARVAAGLPEAYALILLNPLRAAEPLDPQRFVRATAAWIEGATEATARWDVSAVLSVVADSLDDEVLRRVLLQLPPGYDLLFGRPQEA from the coding sequence ATGACCCTGCGATGGGACGCCTTCATCGAACGCGTCCGCGAACGCGGCGAGTACGGCAGCCGCGACGAGGCCGACCGGGCGGCGCGGGTGGTCCTCGCGCTGCTCGGCGCGCACCTGGTGGGCGAGGACCGGGCCCGGGTCGCCGCGGGCCTGCCCGAGGCCTACGCCCTGATCCTGCTCAACCCGCTGCGGGCTGCCGAACCGCTCGACCCGCAGCGGTTCGTACGGGCCACCGCGGCCTGGATCGAGGGGGCGACGGAGGCGACGGCCCGGTGGGACGTCAGCGCGGTCCTCAGCGTCGTCGCCGACAGCCTCGACGACGAGGTGCTGCGGAGGGTCCTGCTCCAACTCCCGCCGGGCTACGACCTGCTCTTCGGCCGCCCGCAGGAGGCCTGA